ATTCAATCGATAAATTTTTTGAGCGTTATGGGACTCACAGTATATTAATAGCTCGTTTACTGCCGTTTATCTCGTTTGATTTAGTGAGTTATGCGGCCGGATTGACTTCAATAAAATTTTTGCCGTTCTTTATAGCGACAGGACTCGGACAATTGCCGGCTACTATTATATATTCATATGTCGGAGGAATGCTCACGGGCGGGGCTAAGTTGTTAATGACTGGGCTGTTAATATTATTTGCTCTGTCAGCTCTAATAATTTTATTGCGGAAAATGTACACGGAGAGTCGCAATAAATGAGAAAATTTCTTAAACCTGCAATATTTATAATGATACTCGCTGTGATGTTATTATTAAGTCATTATTATAATTTGTCCGGAGAATTTATTAACTCAATTCCGCGAATTCGTGAACTCGTTAATAATAATAAATTTTTAAGCATGATTATATATATTCTTGCGGCTTCTTTAGGCTGTGTAATTCTTGCTTTACCCGGGGCGGCGTTTGCAGTTGCTGCGGGATTATTATTTGAGCCATTCACGGGGACTGTGTTATGTTTAGTAGCTGCGACTCTGGGTGCTGTGCTGGCTTTCTTGGCCGGGCGGTATTTTTTGCGGGATTATGTAAGGCCTATGCTTGAGAAAAATTTGACTCTCAAAAAATTTTTATTCGATGATCCTGAATATAATATTATTATTTTATTGATGATTACAAGATTAGTGCCGTTATTCCCGTATAATTTGCAGAATTTTGCGTACGGTCTGACTGATATAAAGATTTTGCCGTATACTCTTTACACGTTTATATTCATGACACCCGGGGCGGCTGTCTTCACACTGGGAGCTGCGGGAGTAAGTGACTCAGAACGAGGCAAATTATATTTATTAATGGCCGGGACAATCGCAATAATTTTATTGATAGCATGTTATGTTTTGCGAAAGAAATTTATCAAGTCTCATTAATGGCGGGGCAAAATTTTTTATCGTTATGCATCAGTGATTATGATAAATATTTAGTGAGTTCTCGGCATTCTGATATTATGAGGCAGAACGGGGGCAAAAAATTTATATTATTAAATCGAGTTTGTGATATTCGCAAAAATTTATAGTGATAAGTTCGCAGTAATATAATTTTTACGGGCTATCATGTGAAAAGCTATATATTTTGTAGTAGGTTAGCGGCACTTGCGAAAATCATAGTGTTATGAAAATTTTATCGAGCTATATAATTTAGGAGGTATTTATTTATCATGAAAAAATTTTTATTAGTCATTGCAATATTAAGCGCGTTATGTTCCCTTGCATTCGCTGAAGAGTTAATTATTAACAAGGACAAGGGCGAAATTATTATACCTGCTGAAGTCAACGGCAAATATTTAGTAAGTCCCACTAAGCACGCTCTATCTTTCTATAAGGGCGGAAACGGGGAGAAGTCCATAATGCGGGCTCTTGTAAGCGAGATAGATTATTATAATGCTTTAACGGAACTCGGTGCAAAACCGGGCAATAATATCAAGCCTGAAGATATGAAAGCAAAATCAAGCGCAGAAGGCAAATCAACAGAGGGCGATAAAATTTCAGTATTCTTGACGTGGGAAGGCTCAAACGGTGAAATCCCATTAGATGACGCTATAGAGACTCATACACCGGACGGGCAGACAAGAAAGTTAGATTTAAGATTCACTGGTAATTTAGAATTTGCGCAGAAATTTCACCCGGGCTGCTTTATATGTCTTGACTCATGCGCGGCAGGTATAACAACAAATGCTGCTTGGCCTACAGGAGCTATGAATAATAAAGAAGTCAGCTTTAAGGGTAACGCAAAAACTCTCCCGCCCGACGGAACTAAAGTCAATGTTATAGTGAGGCTCGTTAAATAAAATGTTGTCGCGTCTGTATAATTCTTTCTTGCTTAGTATGTTAATCAGCGTGATATTATTCAAATCCGAGTGGCTGGAAATGCGCGTTAATTTAGGCTGGGTATTTTTCGGGCTCGTTATAGTGCTTTTCTTGTTGATGGGAGCATTAAAATTTTTCTCAAGTTTCGCGGCTTCTCTGATTATATTAATAATTTCATGTTCGGGAATATTTTTATTAACAGGCCAAGAAGGAATCTCAATAATTCCTGCGTCAATAATTCGCGAGGGCATAGGGCAGACTCATATAAAATTTAACACGATAAATTATGCCTTACTTGCGATAATATTTGCTGGCTTAATATTAACGTTTATATTTAGCAGGCGGCATGAACACTAGACGCGTTATATTTGCGGGTGAGTATTTATCATGAATGCTAGAAACTTTTTAGACGCGTCAATAAATTCGGGTTATATACTCGTGAGTATTTATTTATGTGTTTACAAGTTAGGAAG
This window of the Synergistaceae bacterium genome carries:
- a CDS encoding TVP38/TMEM64 family protein, which encodes MRKFLKPAIFIMILAVMLLLSHYYNLSGEFINSIPRIRELVNNNKFLSMIIYILAASLGCVILALPGAAFAVAAGLLFEPFTGTVLCLVAATLGAVLAFLAGRYFLRDYVRPMLEKNLTLKKFLFDDPEYNIIILLMITRLVPLFPYNLQNFAYGLTDIKILPYTLYTFIFMTPGAAVFTLGAAGVSDSERGKLYLLMAGTIAIILLIACYVLRKKFIKSH